The DNA region CCGTGGGGGTGCTGACCAACAACCCGACGTTCGATATCCAGCTGTTCAACCTGAACAACTACATGCACCTGTCCAAGAACCCGCCCGAGAAGCACTTCTCCGACCAACTCGAGTTCGACGTGTACAGCCGGGGGATGGGTGCGATCGGCCTTCCCGGGGACCTGTCGTCCGCATCGCGTTTCGTCAAGGCCGCCTTCACGAAGATGAACTCGATATCGGGGGAGTCCGAGTCGGAATCGGTCAGTCAGTTCCTGCAGATCCTGGGGTCCGTGGCACAGCAGCGCGGGTGTGTTGAGGTCTCGCCGGGCAAATTCGAGATCACCATCTACTCCTCGTGCTGCAACACCGACAAGGGGATCTACTACTACACGACCTACGAGAACAGTCAGGTGACCGGCGTGGACATGCACAACGAGGACCTCGACGGAAACACCCTCACCGACTACCCGCTGATCAAGGGCCAGCAGATCCACCTGGAGAACTCGCACGCCGAGCCGGCGTCCGCGGTGGCAGCGAGCGTCGCCGCAGGATAGAACACGCCGCGGGGTAGGACGCATCGAACGCAGGTCAGCGACCAAGCACGGCGTCCAGGAGCCGATCCACATCTGGAGCGCCCATGGTGCTGCGACTCAGCGCCCGCAGGATAACGGCGCCGATGAGTGCGTCGGCGACCTCGTCGACGGGCGCGCCTTCCGGCAGGTCAGGTACCGTGCCGATGGCACGCGTCAGACGGCCCGAGATCAAATCTGACCCCCGACAGCTGTCGTGGCCCTATCGCGCAGCCGGAGCCCGACCTCGGCGTACGCCACTCTGGTCGTCCGGCTATGACGAACTGGCCCGTGCGCGCGGGGGCGGGGCGGGAGTACAGTGACTCTCGCCCCGCCCCTGTTGGTTCAGGTCAGCGTGACATTCCGGTGCCGGCGTACGAGGCCGGTGCTGCTGTTGGCCCCGTAGCGGTTGGGTCTGCTGCGGGGCCGTTAGCTTTTGGGCTGCGGTCCAGGTCGACGCTGACGAATTTCAGTGAGGCGCCGACGTTGTCCGCGATGATGTCGCGGGTTTCCCGGGTCTGTCCGGTGTCCTTGTCGGTGTAGGTGCCGAAGCGCAGGTCACCGGAGACGAGGACGTTGTCGCCTTTGCGGAGCGAGTCGGCTACGTGTCGGGATTGCTGGTTGAACACGACGACGCGGTGATAGACGGTGCCGGCGTTTTCCCACCGTTTCGTGGTTTCGTTCAGGCGTCGGTCGTTGACGGCGATGGTGAATCGGGCGTATTCGTTGCCGGATTCTCCGGTGCCGTGTTCGGGGTCACCGGTGAGGTTGCCCTCGATGGTGACCGGGATCCTGGTGGTCATCTTCCGTTCCTTTCTATTGTCTGGGCCGCCGGGTGGTGGCTCAGTGGGCGTGGGCCTGGCTGGCCCACGCGTCCCATTCCTGCTCGTCGGGTGCCGAGCCGGTGGTGCGGGGGGTGATGTCGCGGTGTCCGTTGCTGCATCCGCCGGCGTACGCGCGGGTGAGCCGGGGCAGGGCGAGGGAGAGCCGTTCGTGCCAGCCGATCGGCCCGAAGCCGGTGTCGCTGGTGTCGAAGGCGGCGGTGTGTGCGGTGTGCAGGGCGGAGAGTTCTTCGACCAGTTGCCCGTGTTTCCACCAGCACGCCGGGACGGTCGATTCCGGGATCCGGTAGCGGAGGATGAACCACTCCACCCATCCGCGCAGCTCCTCCCACACCGCCCGGGCGTCGGCGTCGCTCAGGTGGCGCCAGTTCACGATGCGCGCGCCGAGCGGTGTCGAATCGCCGTGCCGCGCGGTCGGGTCGAATGCGGTCATCTCGCCGGCGATCTGTGCTTCCACGTCGTCGTCGGGGTAGCTCATGGGGACTCCTGCGGTGGGGCGAGTTTGTGGCGGAGCCGTTCCAGGGCGAGGTGGGACGCGGCCCGGCGGGTGCGGTGTCGGGACAGGACGGTGTCGCGGTCGATGAGGCGGTGCAGCAGTTCGTGGCAGTACGGGTGCATGGGGACGAGGTCCTCGTGTGCTTCGCCGGCCTGCCAGCGGCCGTTGTCGATGACCATCCCGGCGTAGTCCAGGTGATGCAACTCCAGCTGCGTCTTCCCGGCTGGTTGTCCGCAGGCCGCGCACTGCAGGGGCCGTCCGGTGGCGAGTTCGTCGCGGAACCACCGGTCGCGGCGGGCGAACCAGACGGGGGAGTGCAGGAACCCGTCCCGGTACAGGTTGAGGAATCCGGGGCGGCGGCGGTTGCTCATTCTTCGCTCACCGCCTCCCCAGTGGGGTGGGGCAGGGTGGGGCGGGTGTGGGTGTGGAACACATCGCGTTGCTCGCGTTCGGTGTGCTGTTTGCCCAGCGCGATGGTGCGCGCGTCGCGGCGTTGGTCCCACCCGGACAGGTCCAGCAGCACCCCGCGGCGGTTGCGGTAGGCCAAAAGGCCGAGGGTTTGCGGCATCCGGCGGATCTCATCCACCGACATCAGCGGGCGTCGTTCGTGTTGCTCGCTGGTGGTGTGCCCGGCCTGCTGGGTGGACCAGGATTTTTGTGAGCGGCGGGTGTCGCGGCTGCCCAGTAGTGCTTCGATGTCGCGGAGGTGATCGACGTGGCTGGCACCGCCCAGGAGCACTTTGGCGGTCGCGGCAGCCCAGATCGTGTCGGCCTCGGCGCGGGACCAGGACGTTTCGGCTTGGGAGAGGGCTTGCAGTACCACGAACGTGCAGATCCCGCGGCCACCACCGTCGGCCATGATCCGGGGCAGGTTCCCCCACCGGAACATGTTCACGATCTCATCCAGGATCAGCCCGAGCGGGTGGGTCAGGCGGGAGCCGGGGGAGGCGAGCGCCCGGGTGCGGGCGACTTCGACGATGTCATCGAGCACCGCGCTGAGCCACCCGCCCATCGCTGCGGCGCCGGAGGAGGACCCGAGCAGGTACAGGGTGTTCGCCCCGTCCAGGAACTGGTTCGGGTCAAACACCGCGTCCCCAGGGTTGGGCATCAGGGTGGCCCGGATCTGGGGGACAGCGAGCGGGGCAACGGCGCCCTGGACGCCGAACCAGATGGAGGAGACCAGTTTCTCGTCGCCGCTGATGGTCGCCTCAAGGTTGTCGCCCCAGCCGGGGGCGCCAGCGTTGCGGAGGATGTCGACGGCGTCGCGGGCTTGGGCGGGGCTGGTGCCCCAGTTGTACACCTCCGCGATGGATTGATTGCCGACGGCGGCGGCGTGCAGGAGCCGGCCGAGGACGACGCCGGAGGCTTGGGCCCATTCGCCGTTGGTGGTGGATGCGCCTAGGGCGGTGCCGGTGATGATCGCGGTGCCGCGTTGCATCGCCACCAGCGGGTCCTCGCAGCCGACGATCGGGTTGACCCGCATCGGATGCCGGATCCCGGAGAGGCCCTGCGGGTCGAACACGTGCACGGTGCCCCGCTGCTGGCGCATCCGCATGGTGGCGGTGAGGTTGTCGTTGGTGGTGGAGGTGGTGATCAGCGGCCCGGACCAGTCCACGATCGCCGAGATCAGCACCCGGTAGCCCTTCCCCGACCGGGGCGGGCCTTCCAGGGCGACGGAGTCTTCGATGGAGACATACACGTCGGTGCCGCGGGAGCTGCCCACCCGCCACCCGACATCGGTCGCGGCCGGCCGCGCAAGGTCGGGGCGCAACTGGCTCGCGCGGCGGAGCACCGCCTTGGCGGAGAGGTGTGCTCGGACCTCGGAGGCGGGCGCGAACCCGGGGCGGGTGCGGAGGTCGGCGATGAAGGCCTGGTCGGACTGCCGGTACCGGCGCACCGCTACCCCGATCCCGACCCCCAGCGCACCGAGCAGGAGCACCGCGACGAGGTCCGCGACCCGGATCGGCAGCACCGGGATCGCGCACCCCGCCGGGGCGGTGTACCCGGTGGGGTCGCCGGTGACGGCAAGCCACAGCCCGGAGAACAGACTGGTGGGGGTGGGGCGGGACTGGCAGATCGCCCACGTGACCGCCTGGGCGAGGAAGGCGAACAGCAGCGACAGGACGAATGCGGCGCCGATCAGGCCGGCTAACGCCTTGCCCAGCACTCCCTCGTTCATTGCTCTGTCTCCTTGGGTTAGAGGGCTCCGGCGGTGGAGGCGGCGGCTTTCAGCCACGCGTCCCGGGTGGCAGGGCGCAGGGTGTCAAACCGCAGCGGTCCCGCCTTCAGTGCCGGGTCGAAGGGAATGACTTCTACCGCCCGCACCCGTCCGGCAAACCCGTCCACGATCCGCTGCACGGTCCCGCGGGCGGATGGTTCGGATTGGGTGATGACCACCACGGCCCCGTCGGCCAGTGCGGCGGAGCGTTCGTCGCGGGCGTGCAGGGCGTCCAGCAGTAGTGCGGCGGATTCGGCCGATTCCGGGGCGGCGAGGGTGGGGATCACCAGTTGGGCGGAGGAGTCGATCATCCGCAGCCACCGCTCGGCGGATTCGTCGTTGCCGGAATCGAAGATCACCAGCCGGTAGTAGCGGGCGGCGACCTGCATGAGCAGGTCGAACTGCGCGGTGGCGATGCGCTGGTCGGTGGCCAGCAGTTCCGGGTTGGAGCGGAGCACGTCGTACCGGTCGCTGCTTTGGTGATGCACGAACGCGGTGATATCCGACACCCCCGCCGTGGGGGCGAGCAGGTCCGGGGCGGCGGGCAGCAGGTCGCGGATGGTGGTGTCGTACAGGCCCTGTTCGGTGCGCCAGCCGAGGGTGCCGCGGGTGTCGTTGTTATCCCAGGCCAGCACGTTCCCGCCCCCGTTTCGGGCGTACACGGCGGCGAGCATCGCGGTGGTCATCGTCTTGCCCACCCCGCCCTTCCCGTTCGCGACCGCGATGGTGCGACAGCCCGCCCAATGCCGGGACACCAGCGCCGTGCAATCGGCCCGCCGCCGCGCCGCCGCAGACGGTTGCACCCGGATGCCCAGTCGGCGCAGCACCGCAGCCCACCTGCCCGGGTCGGGTGCGGTGGTGGTGGTGCCGATGAAGGAGGGGCGGGGTGGCGGCTCAGCAGCCGTCCCGGACGTGCCAGGGGTCGTGTGCGGCTGCTGAGCCTTCTCCCTCACCTCCCCTCGTAAACGCTGCGACCCCTCGGTGACCACCCGTGCCTGTGCCGGTTCCGGTTCGGGGGTGGGTGGGTCGGTGGTGATCGGGGCGAGTGTGCCGTCGGTGCCGATCAGGAGGTGGTGGTCGCCGCGGTCGCCGGTGGTGACCAGCTCCAGCGGACTGCCGGTGCGGCGGGCTTCGTCGGTGGCGCGGCGGACGACGGCCTGGCGGATGTCTTCGTTGCCGTCCGGGATGACCGGTTCGTGGCGTCCATCCGGGGCGACGAAAGTGGCGGTCGGTCCGGTGACGGTGGCGTAGACGCGCGGGTGGGTGGCGATGCTCATCACAGTTCCCTTTCCATCGGGGTTTGTTGGGCCGACAGCCAGCCGGCCAGATCAGAGTCGGCCGGCACCGGCTGCGGCCCGTACGCGGCCAACTGCCCGGCATCCGGCACCGGCGGGATGGTCTCGTCGCGGTCGGCGGGGGAGAGGGCATCGTCGGTCTTGAACAGGTCGTATTCCCAGGCAGTGGCGGTGGCGAAGCAGTCCACCAGGTAGGCGTACTGGCCCACGTAGGCGAGGAACTCGCCTTTGCGCAGCTGCCGGGCCATCTCCACGTGTGCCGCGGGCAGGCTGAGGCGTTGGCGGAGGGCGGCGTGTTCTTGGTGGTTGACGCGGAAGATGAACTTGTTCTCGATGTCACCGACGATCGAGTACGCCAGGGACCGTTCCAACGAGTCCGCGTCGCCGACCGCGTCCAGATCGCCCATCTTGTGCAGGATCACGATGTTGCTGATCCCGTAGTGGCGGGACAGTTTCAGCCACTGTTGGAACATCTGCAGGGACGCCAGCGAGGTCATATCCCGCCAGCCTTCTTCGCGGACCACGTAGCGGGTGCGGCGGGCGCCGCGGTCGGAGATGACCGCCTGAATCCAGGCGGTGGAGCACACCTGGGTCAGCTGCGCGGCCAGATCGCCGCGGGCAAACAGCTCACTGGTGTCGGTGACCACGATCGGGGCGTCCTGATCGAACTGGACGGTCGATTCGTCCTCGAACAGGCCGGACAGGTCCCCTTCCACGAACCGGCGTAGCACGAACCGCGGCTGGATCGCCCCTGCCGCGGCCCCGAACGCGGCATCAGTGTCCCCGGCGATCCGGCTCAGTTCTTGGTAGACGCCGCGGAGGGTGGGGCGGTCGCCGGTGCGGGCGATGCAACCCTCCAGCGCGTCCAGGATCGCGGCATGCTCGACCGCGGTGAGACGCCCGTGCAGGGTCATTTCGATGATCGCGATCAGGGTGCCGATGCGGCGTTGTTTGACCATCTGCTCGTGCTGCTCATCGGAGGCATCGGAGCGCCTCGGGCCGCGATCCAAAGGGTTCAGGCGGGTGCCGGTGCCACCGCCGAGGCGGATCACCCGCCCGCCGGGGATCGCCTCGGCCACGGTGACCCACTCGCCCTTCGGGTCGGAGGGGACCACCACCTGGTGGCCGAACGCGATCGACCGGGTGGTGAGGGTCTTGATTGTCCCGGATTTGCCGGACCGGTACGCACCCAACACCAGGATGTTGGTGCTGAACGTGCCCCGTTCGGAGGAGTCGATGTAAGACTCCCAGGGGGAGAAATGCCACAGCGCATCGGCGTTCAGATCCACCCCGACCACCGGCCCGCGATGCCCCAACCCCAGGTCCGCGACGAACGGATAGATCCCAGCGATGTGCTGCGAGGTGGCCTGATGGGCGGGGATCACCGCCTTGGCCAGGTTCCAGTACCCGCCCCGGATCAGTCCCGGCCCGAACGGCCCCGGCACCACCGCCTCCGGAAGGCCACGATCCCGCCGCGTAGACCGGGCCGGCGTGTCATCCTGCACGGCGCGGGCGGCTTCGCGGCGGAGGGCGCGCTGTTGGGCGCGGCTGCTGTCTGCCGGGGTGAAAGTGACCGAGTGGCGGGTCATCACTTCATCCCCAACCCGATCGGCAGAGCGTTGACCATCAGCGCTTCGGCTTGCTGGCAGTACAGGATTTGCGCCTCCATTCCCGCCCGCGACAGCGCGTTACGCATCCCGGCGATCGCGCCATCCAGACGTTCCTGGTCGGGTGCGGAGATGGTCAGATAGGCGCCGTACCGGAACTCCCCGTGCCCGTTGGCGATCTCCTGCTCCTGCTGCTCCAACGCCGTCCAATCCGCCGCGTCCGCCGCCGACCCGTCCGCGCCGCGCTTGGCACGCAAATGCTCGTTGCCCCGCCACACCTTCTTCTCCTCCCGGATCCGCTTCAGTGCTTTGGCGACCGGGACCGGGGTGAGCACGATGGAGAAGATGTGCGTGATCGCCTCCCCGGTGGAGGGATGCCGGGCGAACACGACCGGGGAGAGGAACCCCACCGGTGCGTCCGTGCGGGGCCACTCGTGGATCCACATCGTGGTGTGGACCCCGGAGTCGGTGATCACGATCCCGTTGCGGCCCTTCGGCTCTTCCAGATACATCGGCCCAATCGCCACCGGATCCACCCCCGCCAGGTCTTCCGGACGGTTCTGCACGGTCGCGGCGAACTCCGGATCAAACGCCAACCGGCCCAGAGCCGCCACATCCCTAGGTCCGAGCCACCGCCGGACCGTGATCTTGGCCGCACCCAGCGCGTCCGACAGGTTCCCCGCCTCGATGCTCGCCAAGGTCAGGATCGCGGTCTTCCCGCCGCCGAGGGATTTCAGCTGCGCGGCCAGGGCGACCAGATCCAGCGTGAAGACGATGTAGTTGCGGTGGGCGACCTCGAATCGTTCCGAATGGTCCATCACGTCCTGGTAGTTGCGGGCCACCGGGGAGTGCGGGTCCAGGTGCCGGAGCCGTTGGACGGTGTCATAGTGTTCCCGGGCGGCGCGGATCGTGGTCGGCAGGGTCCGTTCCTGCAACGTCACCCGTTTGATCCCGGGGCGTTGGGTCAGCGGGCCCAGGACCCGGTCGAACTGCTCGGCCAGGTCGAACCGTTCCGCGATGTCGTGCATCAAAAACCCCTGCACCTCCAACTCCGCGACCACCGACACGGACCGGTCATGCGGGTTGTAGATCGCCGCGACCTGATCGACATCCCATAGCTGCACCGACGCCCGGGTGCCCGGCAGGTTCAGCGTCCCGGCCAGTGCGGTTCGCTCCGGCCGGTACGCATCCTTTGTGGCGCCGGCGGTGTGGCGGATCTGCTTCATCAGCCACAAGCCCGCCATCTTCGGGGTGGACACTCCGTGGATGCTGGTCAGCGCGGTCACCCCGAACCCCAAATACACCGGTGCCGTGTACAGCAGTCCGAGCGGTCCGAACCGGTTCACCGCGACCAGCACCACCACCGCCGCGGTGGTGAGGAACACCAGCTGCCACGGATCCAACCCCATCACCACTCCTTGCCGGGATCGGCGCGGCAACCGCACAGGGCGGGCGTAATCGGGTGTGACACTCATCAGGGCCTCCCTAGGGTCGGCGCGCCCGCCGAAGCAGGCGCTGACTGTGGCGAGGTGGGCTGGGACCGCGGCACATCAGCCTGAGGCCCCGCCGGCGAAGATTGAGCACCCGTCGACCGGGACGGGGTGGCGGCAGCGGCGCGTGAGCCGGCCGGACTTGCCGCGCCACTCGGCGCAGCGGCGGTGCGCGTGGTTGCCGGTCCGGGTGATCCTCCGCCGGTGGTCGGGCTGGATCCGCCGGGGCGGATGCCAGCGGGCAGGCCGCCGAGTCGGGTGGGGATGCGCACCGCGGTGCGGGCCGCGCCGGTCGCCAGCCTTCCGCCGTGCGCGCCGAGCCGGGAGCCGATCCCGTCGGCGGCGACTGCGCCGACGAAACTGAACAGCCCGAAGACCGCGAACGGTGCGAACGCCACCAGCGCCAGGCCCACCAGCAGCGGCCAGGATTGCGGATCCCAGATCGTCTTCACATTGGCCAGGCCGTTGATGATCAGCATCACGAACCCGATCGTCAGTGGCCCGGTCAAAAGCAGCACGACCACGGCCGAGACGTATCGGACTACCCACTGCGGGCCGAGCCCGCGCAGCGGGAACAGCATCCATGCGACCGGTCCGACCGCGATCAGGGCAGCCAGCACGATGTTGCGGAACGCGAAGACCAGCATGAGCAGTAGCATCCCGACCATCAACAGCCCGTGGATCAGGAATGCGAAGAAGTAGTTCGCCTGCCCGCCTGCCCACATCACCGACTGCAACGTGGAGAACAATCCGAGCGGGCCGTCTCGGTTGGTGATGTACCAGGTCATCTCATCGATCGCGTTCAACAGGTGCCCGGTCAGCCATAGCGACAGCGGCACCGCGGGGATCGCGATGAAGGACCGCACCAGCGCCCCCACCAGTTCCTCACGGTCACCGGTCACCACCGCCGCCGCGATCGCCCACACCATCGCAGCGAAGGTGATCACCAGGACCGCCCACTGCCAGAACGACCACTCCCCGACCGCCGCTGACCACAGCAAAGTGCTGGTATCAAAGCGCATGTTCTCGGCCACCACGGACATCATCCCCGTCGCGGACAGCGCCATTCCCCGGCCGGCGTTCTCGAAGCTCAGACACACGACATCGCCCAGACTGCACCCATACTTCACCAGTAGTTCTGTGCCGCCGGCGTTCTGCAGCGCCTTGGTGTGTTCTTCGAAGGTGGTGCAGACCGTCGTTCCTTCGCCGCGGTAGAGGACGTCCATGAAGCACTTTTGCGCCGCGACCGCGGCGGGATCGGTGGGTGTGCACGTAACCTGCCCGCTTGAGACTTTGCAGTCCACTGGGTAGGCCGGCGCCGACCAGGGCGCGCCCGCGATGTCTTCCGCCGGGACGGTCCGCATCCCCGACAACGTGGATGCGGTTGGTGGGGTCGCGGCGGCGGCTGCCGTGGGGGCCAGCGCGCTCAGGGCCACGGCGCTGCCGAGGACGGCACCGGCGATCAGAGCGGGCAGGGTGCGCATGGTTTAGAAGCCGAAGTCGAAGTTGACGAACCAGGCGAATAGCCCGCTGGCGGCGCCCAGTACCGCGGCGGCGATGAAGATCCAGAGGATGTTCTCGCCCGCCCAGGTGCGCATCCGATCCGAGGCGAGGCCGCGGAAGGCCAACGCCGCGCCGGCCAGGATGAGCATGATCAGCACGACCAGCATTGCCCCGGCGAGGATGTAGGAGGCGATGACTTGGAAGCCTTGGAAGAACGGGGCGGAGAAGTCCGGTTGGATGTCGGGGATATTGACGTCGGCGGGTGCCGTGTGTGCGGACATGATGTGCTCCTTGCTGTGCCTATTTCAGGGGGAGGCCGAGAGAGGCCATGAACGGCTGCGGATCGACCGCGGATCCGTCCTGCTGGATTTCGTAGTGCAGGTGGCAGCCGAACGATTTGCCGGTGTTACCCTCGACGCCCAGCGGCGTTCCTGCCGTGACGGGTTGGCCGGCGCTGACCCGGATGGAGCCCCACTGCATGTGCCCATAGAGGGTGATTAGGCCGCCGCCGTGGTCGATACGAACCGTGTTGCCCCACCCGTAGAACGCGCCGGCGGTGATCACCACCCCGGGGCCGGCGGCGAAGATGGTCGACCCGCACCCTTGGGCCATGTCGTATCCCTGGTGGTTCGTGGAGCAATAACTGCAGCCCACGACCGGGTTGTAACCAAACCCGCGGCCCTTGG from Microbacterium sp. zg-B185 includes:
- the bsh gene encoding choloylglycine hydrolase, coding for MCTGANYTTRDHYFGRNLDLEFSYNETVTVTPRNFPFEFRKSAPLPTHHAIIGMATIADGYPLYYDATNEKGLSMAGLNFPENADYKPEAPDKTNITPFEFIPWILGQFETVDEVKAALETMSLVNISFSETFPLSPLHWIISDRTSSITVECVKDGLKVYDNPVGVLTNNPTFDIQLFNLNNYMHLSKNPPEKHFSDQLEFDVYSRGMGAIGLPGDLSSASRFVKAAFTKMNSISGESESESVSQFLQILGSVAQQRGCVEVSPGKFEITIYSSCCNTDKGIYYYTTYENSQVTGVDMHNEDLDGNTLTDYPLIKGQQIHLENSHAEPASAVAASVAAG
- a CDS encoding single-stranded DNA-binding protein, with the protein product MTTRIPVTIEGNLTGDPEHGTGESGNEYARFTIAVNDRRLNETTKRWENAGTVYHRVVVFNQQSRHVADSLRKGDNVLVSGDLRFGTYTDKDTGQTRETRDIIADNVGASLKFVSVDLDRSPKANGPAADPTATGPTAAPASYAGTGMSR
- a CDS encoding type IV secretory system conjugative DNA transfer family protein, which translates into the protein MNEGVLGKALAGLIGAAFVLSLLFAFLAQAVTWAICQSRPTPTSLFSGLWLAVTGDPTGYTAPAGCAIPVLPIRVADLVAVLLLGALGVGIGVAVRRYRQSDQAFIADLRTRPGFAPASEVRAHLSAKAVLRRASQLRPDLARPAATDVGWRVGSSRGTDVYVSIEDSVALEGPPRSGKGYRVLISAIVDWSGPLITTSTTNDNLTATMRMRQQRGTVHVFDPQGLSGIRHPMRVNPIVGCEDPLVAMQRGTAIITGTALGASTTNGEWAQASGVVLGRLLHAAAVGNQSIAEVYNWGTSPAQARDAVDILRNAGAPGWGDNLEATISGDEKLVSSIWFGVQGAVAPLAVPQIRATLMPNPGDAVFDPNQFLDGANTLYLLGSSSGAAAMGGWLSAVLDDIVEVARTRALASPGSRLTHPLGLILDEIVNMFRWGNLPRIMADGGGRGICTFVVLQALSQAETSWSRAEADTIWAAATAKVLLGGASHVDHLRDIEALLGSRDTRRSQKSWSTQQAGHTTSEQHERRPLMSVDEIRRMPQTLGLLAYRNRRGVLLDLSGWDQRRDARTIALGKQHTEREQRDVFHTHTRPTLPHPTGEAVSEE
- a CDS encoding ParA family protein; protein product: MSIATHPRVYATVTGPTATFVAPDGRHEPVIPDGNEDIRQAVVRRATDEARRTGSPLELVTTGDRGDHHLLIGTDGTLAPITTDPPTPEPEPAQARVVTEGSQRLRGEVREKAQQPHTTPGTSGTAAEPPPRPSFIGTTTTAPDPGRWAAVLRRLGIRVQPSAAARRRADCTALVSRHWAGCRTIAVANGKGGVGKTMTTAMLAAVYARNGGGNVLAWDNNDTRGTLGWRTEQGLYDTTIRDLLPAAPDLLAPTAGVSDITAFVHHQSSDRYDVLRSNPELLATDQRIATAQFDLLMQVAARYYRLVIFDSGNDESAERWLRMIDSSAQLVIPTLAAPESAESAALLLDALHARDERSAALADGAVVVITQSEPSARGTVQRIVDGFAGRVRAVEVIPFDPALKAGPLRFDTLRPATRDAWLKAAASTAGAL
- a CDS encoding SCO6880 family protein — translated: MSVTPDYARPVRLPRRSRQGVVMGLDPWQLVFLTTAAVVVLVAVNRFGPLGLLYTAPVYLGFGVTALTSIHGVSTPKMAGLWLMKQIRHTAGATKDAYRPERTALAGTLNLPGTRASVQLWDVDQVAAIYNPHDRSVSVVAELEVQGFLMHDIAERFDLAEQFDRVLGPLTQRPGIKRVTLQERTLPTTIRAAREHYDTVQRLRHLDPHSPVARNYQDVMDHSERFEVAHRNYIVFTLDLVALAAQLKSLGGGKTAILTLASIEAGNLSDALGAAKITVRRWLGPRDVAALGRLAFDPEFAATVQNRPEDLAGVDPVAIGPMYLEEPKGRNGIVITDSGVHTTMWIHEWPRTDAPVGFLSPVVFARHPSTGEAITHIFSIVLTPVPVAKALKRIREEKKVWRGNEHLRAKRGADGSAADAADWTALEQQEQEIANGHGEFRYGAYLTISAPDQERLDGAIAGMRNALSRAGMEAQILYCQQAEALMVNALPIGLGMK
- a CDS encoding M23 family metallopeptidase, translated to MGAPVAVAALATTRTGRKLVTGAIVGVLLLLALVMTPLIAIPFAVAGSTATAGLSEPDPAAPVANGEWGYPLAGGYSKGRGFGYNPVVGCSYCSTNHQGYDMAQGCGSTIFAAGPGVVITAGAFYGWGNTVRIDHGGGLITLYGHMQWGSIRVSAGQPVTAGTPLGVEGNTGKSFGCHLHYEIQQDGSAVDPQPFMASLGLPLK